A genomic window from Mustela erminea isolate mMusErm1 chromosome 16, mMusErm1.Pri, whole genome shotgun sequence includes:
- the CA3 gene encoding carbonic anhydrase 3 → MAKEWGYASHNGPDHWHELYPIAKGDNQSPIELHTKDIKHDPSLQPWSASYDPGSCKSILNNGKTCRVVFDDTFDRSMLRGGPLTGPYRLRQFHLHWGSSDDHGSEHTVDGVKYAAELHLVHWNPKYNTFGEALKQPDGIAVVGIFLKIGREKGEFQLVLDALDKVKTKGKEAPFTHFDPSCLFPACRDYWTYHGSFTTPPCEECIVWLLLKEPITVSSDQMAKLRSLFSSAENEPPVPLVGNWRPPQPIKGRVVRASFK, encoded by the exons ATGGCCAAGGAGTGGGGTTACGCCAGCCACAACG GTCCTGACCACTGGCATGAACTTTATCCCATTGCCAAGGGAGACAACCAGTCGCCCATCGAACTGCATACTAAAGACATCAAGCACGACCCTTCTCTGCAGCCGTGGTCAGCGTCTTACGATCCTGGCTCTTGCAAGAGCATCTTGAACAATGGGAAGACCTGCAGGGTTGTGTTTGATGATACTTTCGATAGGTCAA TGCTGAGGGGCGGTCCTCTCACTGGACCCTACCGGCTTCGCCAGTTCCATCTTCACTGGGGCTCCTCTGATGACCATGGCTCTGAACACACCGTGGATGGAGTCAAGTATGCGGCAGAG CTTCATTTGGTTCACTGGAATCCAAAGTATAACACCTTCGGAGAAGCTCTGAAGCAACCTGATGGGATAGCTGTGGTTGGCATTTTTCTGAAG ATAGGACGCGAGAAAGGCGAGTTTCAGCTGGTCCTTGATGCACTGGACAAAGTTAagacaaag GGCAAGGAGGCACCCTTCACACATTTTGACCCATCCTGCCTGTTCCCCGCCTGCCGGGACTACTGGACCTACCACGGCTCCTTCACCACGCCGCCCTGTGAGGAGTGCATTGTGTGGCTCCTGCTGAAGGAGCCCATCACCGTGAGCTCTGACCAG ATGGCAAAGCTGCGGAGCCTCTTCTCCAGTGCTGAGAACGAGCCCCCAGTGCCCCTAGTGGGGAACTGGCGCCCTCCACAGCCGATCAAGGGCAGGGTGGTGAGAGCCTCCTTCAAATGA